One Micromonospora sp. WMMD1120 genomic region harbors:
- a CDS encoding ABC transporter permease, whose protein sequence is MEHRHLDALVTRPRRLAGAGAVVRRRLLVAVPVLAATSVGMFALGAASPVDPAKQYAGAAAFTASEENLAQIRANWGLDDPLPVQYLRWIGNLLQGDLGWSTTRHEPVASVLAARAGWTLLLIGVTLALVLVASLLLGALAAYRRGGLFDRALRTAAYTVESMPVFWLGLAAIAVFALALGWLPAGGLTDVTATSTSWSDVAHHLVLPVAVLAVSQAPWFVLFVRDAVADSLRDDHVLAARARGLPGRTVLFGHALRTALLPFLTLVGTHLPELVGGAVLVETVFSLPGLGAVTVAAALGGDFPLLAAITLVTTAVVLAANLVTDLAYAAADPRVRLDD, encoded by the coding sequence GTGGAACATCGACACCTGGACGCGCTCGTGACCCGCCCCCGCCGACTGGCCGGGGCGGGAGCGGTGGTGCGACGCCGGTTGCTGGTGGCCGTACCGGTGCTCGCCGCGACCAGCGTCGGGATGTTCGCCCTCGGCGCGGCGTCGCCGGTCGATCCCGCCAAGCAGTACGCGGGCGCGGCGGCCTTCACCGCCAGCGAGGAGAACCTGGCGCAGATCCGCGCCAACTGGGGCCTCGACGACCCGCTGCCGGTGCAGTACCTGCGCTGGATCGGCAACCTGCTCCAGGGCGACCTGGGCTGGTCGACCACCCGCCACGAGCCGGTCGCCTCGGTGCTCGCCGCCCGAGCCGGCTGGACCCTGCTGCTGATCGGGGTGACCCTGGCCCTGGTGCTGGTCGCGAGCCTGCTGCTGGGCGCGCTGGCCGCGTACCGCAGGGGCGGTCTCTTCGACCGCGCCCTGCGCACAGCCGCCTACACCGTCGAGTCGATGCCGGTCTTCTGGCTGGGTCTGGCCGCGATCGCCGTGTTCGCGTTGGCGCTGGGCTGGCTGCCGGCCGGTGGGCTGACCGACGTCACGGCGACCAGCACCTCCTGGTCCGATGTGGCCCATCACCTGGTCCTGCCGGTCGCGGTGCTGGCCGTGTCCCAGGCGCCGTGGTTCGTGCTGTTCGTGCGGGACGCGGTCGCGGACAGCCTGCGCGACGACCACGTGCTGGCGGCGCGGGCCCGTGGCCTGCCGGGACGCACCGTGCTGTTCGGGCACGCGCTGCGCACCGCGCTGCTGCCGTTCCTCACCCTGGTCGGCACCCACCTGCCCGAGCTGGTCGGCGGGGCGGTGCTGGTCGAGACGGTCTTCTCGCTACCGGGCCTCGGCGCGGTCACCGTCGCCGCCGCGCTGGGCGGCGACTTCCCACTGCTGGCGGCGATCACGCTGGTCACCACGGCGGTGGTGCTTGCCGCGAACCTGGTGACCGACCTCGCCTACGCCGCCGCCGACCCGAGGGTACGACTCGATGACTGA
- a CDS encoding ABC transporter permease, translating to MTDLAARAPLPRTTRLRARLRPGQAGAVTAGLVLLVAVVGALLAPLVWPLDQSAVALERTRLAPSWTHLAGTDDLGRDVAHRAVYGLRVSLLVGVVAALVATVLGGVVGGIAGTLGGRVDRMLMRVVDTIAAMPHLLLGIFIVAMLRPSLGAVIASVGLTHWLSTARIVRSELLSLRTRPFVDAAISGGAGRLRVLTRHLLPHVLPRLALATTLMIPHAVWHETALSFLGLGLPPHLASLGNMINDGQGSLLTGAWWASLAPGAVIVVVTLAIAVLAARWRDRLDPRVRAELHL from the coding sequence ATGACTGACCTCGCGGCCCGAGCGCCGCTGCCGCGGACCACCCGGCTCCGAGCACGGCTGCGGCCCGGCCAGGCGGGGGCCGTCACCGCCGGGCTCGTCCTGCTGGTCGCCGTCGTCGGCGCGCTGCTCGCGCCGCTCGTCTGGCCGCTCGACCAGAGCGCGGTGGCGCTGGAGCGGACCCGGCTGGCACCATCCTGGACGCACCTCGCCGGCACCGACGACCTGGGCCGGGACGTCGCCCACCGGGCCGTCTACGGGCTGCGGGTCTCGCTGCTCGTCGGCGTTGTCGCCGCGCTCGTCGCCACAGTCCTCGGCGGGGTGGTCGGCGGGATAGCCGGCACGCTCGGCGGCCGGGTGGACAGGATGCTGATGCGGGTCGTGGACACCATCGCCGCGATGCCGCACCTGCTGCTGGGCATCTTCATCGTCGCCATGCTGCGGCCCAGCCTCGGCGCGGTGATCGCCTCCGTCGGGCTCACCCACTGGCTCTCCACCGCCCGCATCGTCCGGTCCGAACTGCTCAGCCTGCGCACCCGGCCGTTCGTGGACGCGGCCATCAGCGGCGGCGCCGGGCGGCTGCGGGTGCTCACCCGCCACCTGCTGCCCCACGTTCTGCCCCGGCTGGCGCTGGCCACCACCCTGATGATCCCGCACGCGGTGTGGCACGAGACCGCCCTGTCCTTCCTCGGTCTCGGTCTGCCACCGCACCTCGCCTCATTGGGCAACATGATCAATGACGGTCAGGGTTCGCTGCTCACCGGCGCCTGGTGGGCCAGCCTGGCGCCGGGCGCGGTCATCGTCGTCGTCACCCTCGCCATCGCGGTCCTCGCCGCCCGCTGGCGCGACCGTCTCGATCCCCGGGTCCGAGCGGAGCTGCACCTGTGA
- a CDS encoding ABC transporter ATP-binding protein: protein MTTTDRAATATPARVGGTRPLLAVDDLGVQFRLRDATVRAVGDLSLTVRAGELVAVVGESGCGKSVLAHALLGLLPRNATITGHAVLHHPGTEPVDLITCGQRELARTVRGQRVGLVPQSPATALNPVRTGRRLLAETLRAHGRDRAEADRLAVDVGLDPADLDRYPHELSGGMAQRLVTALALAPDPSLLIADEPTTGLDRPLVDHTLDLLRRRCDAGAAVVLITHDLAAARRVADSVAVMYASRIVEHREADTLYTAPAHPYASALLDALPDRAFRPVPGDPPMLTALPAGCAFAPRCPRRTDRCADRPSPTPVADGGTVACHHPIHAGAAP from the coding sequence GTGACCACCACCGACCGTGCCGCCACCGCCACGCCGGCCCGCGTCGGCGGCACCCGACCGCTGCTCGCCGTGGACGACCTCGGCGTCCAGTTCCGGCTCCGGGACGCAACGGTACGCGCCGTCGGCGACCTCAGCCTCACCGTACGGGCCGGCGAACTGGTGGCCGTCGTCGGCGAGTCCGGCTGCGGCAAGTCCGTCCTGGCCCACGCCCTGCTCGGCCTGTTGCCGCGCAACGCCACGATCACCGGGCACGCGGTGCTGCACCACCCGGGCACCGAGCCGGTCGACCTGATCACCTGCGGTCAACGGGAGCTGGCGCGGACGGTACGCGGTCAGCGGGTCGGGCTGGTGCCGCAGAGCCCGGCCACCGCGCTCAACCCGGTCCGTACCGGTCGGCGGCTGCTCGCCGAGACGCTGCGGGCGCACGGCCGGGACCGCGCGGAGGCCGACCGGCTCGCCGTCGACGTCGGGCTCGACCCGGCCGACCTGGACCGCTACCCGCACGAGCTGTCCGGCGGGATGGCGCAGCGTCTGGTCACCGCGCTCGCGCTGGCGCCGGACCCGTCGCTACTCATCGCCGACGAGCCGACCACCGGACTGGACCGGCCGCTGGTCGACCACACCCTCGACCTGCTGCGTCGCCGGTGCGACGCCGGCGCGGCCGTCGTGCTCATCACGCACGACCTGGCCGCCGCGCGGCGGGTCGCCGACAGCGTCGCCGTCATGTACGCCAGCCGGATCGTGGAGCACCGGGAGGCCGACACGCTCTACACCGCACCGGCCCACCCGTACGCGTCTGCGTTGCTCGACGCCCTCCCCGACCGGGCCTTCCGGCCGGTGCCGGGCGACCCACCGATGCTCACCGCGCTGCCCGCCGGCTGCGCCTTCGCGCCCCGCTGCCCCCGTCGTACCGACCGCTGCGCCGACCGGCCGTCGCCCACGCCCGTCGCCGACGGCGGCACCGTGGCCTGCCACCATCCGATCCACGCCGGAGCCGCCCCGTGA
- a CDS encoding ATP-binding cassette domain-containing protein, producing the protein MTDKHLRADEVSVGYGRQLVLDTVTVRIGRGETVGLRGPSGCGKSTLVRVLALLHRPDRGRVSIDGTPVTGARYAVPAALRTRVAALLQSPRAAADPRLSLTDLIAEPLRATRTPEPTVRERVAELADLVGLTADLRDRRPHAVSDGQLQRACLARALAHRPDYLLCDEATAMLDASTQAHVAAVIRDYQRARGAGVLVISHDQTLLDRWADRIVDLAGAAVARP; encoded by the coding sequence GTGACCGACAAGCACCTGCGCGCCGACGAGGTGAGCGTCGGGTACGGGCGTCAGCTCGTGCTCGACACCGTCACCGTGCGCATCGGTCGGGGCGAGACGGTCGGGTTACGCGGGCCGTCCGGCTGCGGGAAGTCCACACTGGTCCGCGTGCTGGCCCTGCTGCACCGGCCCGACCGCGGGCGGGTCAGCATCGACGGCACCCCGGTCACCGGCGCCCGGTACGCCGTGCCGGCGGCGCTACGGACCCGTGTCGCCGCCCTCTTGCAGAGCCCGCGCGCCGCCGCCGACCCCCGGTTGAGCCTCACCGACCTGATCGCCGAGCCGCTGCGCGCCACCCGGACGCCCGAGCCGACCGTCCGCGAGCGGGTGGCCGAACTCGCCGACCTCGTCGGCCTCACCGCCGACCTGCGCGATCGTCGTCCGCACGCGGTCTCCGACGGTCAACTGCAACGCGCCTGCCTCGCCCGGGCGCTCGCGCACCGCCCCGACTACCTGCTGTGCGACGAGGCCACCGCGATGCTCGACGCCTCCACCCAGGCGCACGTCGCCGCGGTCATCCGCGACTACCAGCGCGCGCGGGGGGCCGGGGTCCTCGTGATCAGCCACGACCAGACCCTGCTGGACCGCTGGGCCGACCGAATCGTCGACCTGGCCGGTGCCGCTGTCGCACGGCCCTGA
- a CDS encoding cupin domain-containing protein, whose product MANSDPQPRRGDQGAPPLPGRNVELERQNPDLLVPPTTDSRLVPNLKFSFSQAHTRVEKGGWTREVTSRDLPIATQMAGVQFGLEPGAYREIHWHQQSEWAYMLAGSCRISAVDQEGRNFIEDVKQGDLWFFPQGVPHNIQALEDGAQFLLVFDDGAFSENNTFLLSDFFAHTPKDVLAKNFGWTMEQMENLPEREKYIFQGDVPPPLQQDRVVSPTGDVPRSFKHRMTAQTPQRFRGGTVRITDSTNFAASTTTAAALVEVEPGGMRELHWHPTTDEWQYYISGTGRMGVFASQAAARTFDFQAGDVGYVPFAYGHYIQNTGDEPLVFLEMFRYPRFEDISVVQWLANTPHEIISDTINVRKSIVDALPNTKQTVL is encoded by the coding sequence ATGGCGAACAGCGATCCCCAGCCGCGCCGCGGCGACCAGGGGGCGCCGCCCCTCCCTGGTCGGAACGTCGAACTCGAGCGGCAGAACCCGGACCTTCTCGTGCCGCCGACGACCGACAGCCGGCTGGTGCCCAACCTCAAGTTCTCGTTCTCGCAGGCCCACACCCGGGTGGAGAAGGGCGGCTGGACCCGCGAGGTCACCAGCCGCGACCTGCCGATCGCCACCCAGATGGCCGGCGTTCAGTTCGGTCTGGAGCCGGGCGCGTACCGGGAGATCCACTGGCACCAGCAGTCGGAGTGGGCGTACATGCTGGCCGGCAGTTGCCGGATCAGCGCCGTCGACCAGGAAGGACGCAACTTCATCGAGGACGTCAAGCAGGGTGACCTGTGGTTCTTCCCGCAGGGGGTGCCGCACAACATCCAGGCCCTGGAGGACGGCGCACAGTTCCTGCTCGTCTTCGACGACGGCGCGTTCTCCGAGAACAACACGTTCCTGCTCAGTGACTTCTTCGCGCACACCCCGAAAGACGTCCTGGCGAAGAACTTCGGCTGGACGATGGAGCAGATGGAGAACCTGCCCGAGCGGGAGAAGTACATCTTCCAGGGCGACGTCCCCCCACCGCTGCAACAGGACCGGGTGGTCAGCCCGACCGGGGACGTCCCGCGCAGTTTCAAGCACCGGATGACCGCGCAGACCCCGCAACGCTTCCGTGGTGGCACGGTCCGGATCACCGACTCGACCAACTTCGCCGCGTCGACGACCACCGCGGCGGCCCTGGTCGAGGTCGAGCCCGGCGGGATGCGCGAGCTGCACTGGCATCCCACCACCGACGAGTGGCAGTACTACATCTCCGGCACCGGACGGATGGGCGTCTTCGCGTCCCAGGCCGCCGCTCGGACCTTCGACTTCCAGGCCGGCGACGTGGGCTACGTCCCGTTCGCGTACGGCCACTACATTCAGAACACCGGCGACGAGCCGCTGGTGTTCCTGGAGATGTTCCGGTATCCCCGGTTCGAGGACATCTCGGTGGTGCAGTGGCTGGCGAACACGCCGCACGAGATCATCTCAGACACGATCAACGTGCGGAAGTCGATTGTCGACGCGCTGCCGAACACCAAGCAGACGGTGCTCTGA
- a CDS encoding helix-turn-helix transcriptional regulator encodes MSESPLDAGALPVHDTDAEHRRQRLFAATEQLRLAGRGMEALHVLATEIAASSGDERHRVDLLGRLAQVATLEPPAVALAGLRHAAGQRLDEPSRGTVLALLATIAARTGHPDTDALLREAGTAHAASGDHSSARHLALGRAARSLSHGDLPGARAVLAALDPDAWVARRDAASIRAERVLVHLGLGRYQDAATAIRQAPAETASPHLPLDGLSTALDCLRMIAVGELPEAAALAVTMLGSDSAELSREVRALLVAVIGEVRYRRGEHDDARAILRPCLTTEKWPDRTIWTTTFCVAVRDPVLSTPTHLLTRVVSDLHRSVRAFLPVPYLGPRLVRAAVAAGDARAAGRITELLQQVATRTPVPLWRALADQARGLRDRDPDALRSAVDGLRTTAAWPALADALLDLACDTGTRSTEARDAAHEAAALYARIGAPGDQATADRRYAELTAAPPDRPVVDAPTRTGIEALTPAEERVAAMLAGGATKREAAATLFVSFHTVDTQLRSIYHKLGINNRMELARAWDRTRR; translated from the coding sequence TTGTCCGAATCACCCCTCGACGCCGGGGCGCTCCCGGTCCACGACACCGATGCCGAGCACCGGCGGCAGCGACTGTTCGCCGCGACGGAACAGCTCCGGCTCGCCGGGCGCGGCATGGAGGCGCTGCACGTCCTGGCGACGGAGATCGCCGCCAGCTCCGGCGACGAGCGCCACCGGGTCGACCTGCTGGGTCGCCTCGCGCAGGTGGCGACACTGGAGCCGCCGGCAGTCGCCCTCGCCGGTCTGCGACACGCGGCGGGCCAGCGGCTGGACGAACCCAGCCGTGGCACGGTGCTCGCCCTGCTCGCCACGATCGCGGCCCGCACCGGCCATCCGGACACCGACGCCCTGTTGCGCGAGGCCGGCACCGCGCACGCCGCGTCGGGCGACCACTCGTCGGCTCGTCACCTCGCCCTCGGTCGGGCCGCCCGGTCGCTGTCGCACGGGGACCTGCCGGGCGCCCGCGCCGTGCTGGCCGCCCTGGACCCGGATGCCTGGGTGGCCCGACGGGACGCCGCGTCGATCCGCGCCGAACGCGTCCTCGTGCACCTCGGCCTGGGCCGGTACCAGGATGCCGCCACCGCGATCCGGCAGGCGCCCGCCGAGACGGCGTCGCCGCACCTCCCGCTCGACGGCCTGTCGACAGCGTTGGACTGCCTGCGCATGATCGCGGTCGGAGAGCTGCCCGAGGCGGCCGCGCTGGCGGTCACGATGCTCGGCTCGGATTCGGCGGAGTTGAGTCGCGAGGTACGCGCCCTGCTGGTGGCGGTGATCGGCGAGGTGCGGTACCGCCGGGGCGAACACGACGACGCCCGCGCCATCCTCCGCCCCTGCCTGACCACGGAGAAGTGGCCGGACCGTACGATCTGGACGACCACGTTCTGCGTCGCGGTCCGCGACCCGGTCCTCAGCACGCCGACGCACCTGCTCACCAGGGTCGTCAGCGACCTGCACCGATCGGTCCGGGCGTTCCTGCCGGTGCCGTACCTCGGCCCCCGGCTGGTCCGCGCGGCGGTGGCAGCCGGTGACGCCCGCGCGGCCGGCCGCATCACCGAACTGCTCCAGCAGGTGGCCACGCGTACTCCCGTGCCGCTGTGGCGCGCCCTGGCCGACCAGGCCCGGGGTCTGCGCGACCGCGACCCCGACGCTCTCCGGTCGGCGGTCGACGGGCTGCGCACGACCGCCGCGTGGCCGGCTCTGGCCGACGCGCTGCTCGACCTGGCGTGCGACACGGGGACCCGGTCCACCGAGGCGCGCGACGCCGCACACGAGGCGGCCGCCCTGTACGCGAGGATCGGCGCCCCCGGCGACCAGGCGACGGCCGACCGACGCTACGCCGAACTCACCGCCGCCCCTCCCGACCGGCCGGTGGTCGACGCGCCGACGCGTACCGGCATCGAGGCGCTCACCCCGGCGGAGGAGCGGGTCGCCGCGATGCTCGCCGGCGGCGCCACGAAGAGGGAGGCGGCCGCCACCCTCTTCGTCTCGTTCCACACGGTGGACACCCAACTCCGCTCCATATACCACAAGCTGGGCATCAACAACCGGATGGAGCTGGCCCGGGCCTGGGACCGGACCCGGCGATAA
- a CDS encoding VOC family protein — translation MSPKTQGDAGATSRVESLDQKLEAIIIAVSDVDRATAFYRRLGWRLDQTPPGIVQLTPPGSGCSVQFGPGLTPTPSGPAVAYLIVSDIEAARDTLVSAGVEVGDVFHVTPDGPVDGVDPERRSYVSRATLRDPDGNTWLMQEITTRLPGRVEGGLTSFGSASDLAGALRRAADAHGRHEERTGQRDDNWPDWYAEYMVSEQSGAAPPE, via the coding sequence ATGAGCCCGAAGACCCAGGGCGACGCGGGTGCCACGTCGCGAGTCGAGAGCCTCGACCAGAAACTCGAGGCGATCATCATCGCGGTGTCGGACGTCGACCGCGCGACGGCGTTCTACCGGCGCCTCGGCTGGCGGCTCGACCAGACGCCGCCCGGCATCGTCCAGTTGACGCCGCCCGGCTCCGGGTGTTCCGTGCAGTTCGGCCCGGGGCTCACCCCGACGCCGTCCGGCCCGGCCGTGGCGTACCTGATCGTCTCCGACATCGAGGCGGCCCGCGACACCCTCGTCTCCGCCGGTGTCGAGGTCGGCGACGTCTTCCACGTCACCCCGGACGGCCCGGTCGACGGGGTGGACCCCGAGCGACGCAGCTACGTCTCCCGCGCCACGCTGCGCGACCCGGACGGCAACACCTGGCTGATGCAGGAGATCACCACACGGCTTCCCGGGCGCGTCGAGGGCGGTCTGACGTCGTTCGGCTCCGCGAGCGACCTGGCGGGCGCCCTGCGGCGCGCGGCCGACGCCCACGGCCGGCACGAGGAGCGCACCGGCCAGCGGGACGACAACTGGCCCGACTGGTACGCGGAGTACATGGTCAGCGAGCAGTCCGGGGCCGCGCCACCCGAGTGA
- a CDS encoding MFS transporter, translating into MPTVVRARLSPGASLVLLASILVSFLAASAAPTPLYGLYQERWHFSPVTTTVVFAVYALAVLASLLTFGKLSDHVGRRPVLAVAVAVQMLALVVFVFANGVPTLLVARLVQGLAAGAATGAVGAAMLDIDRARGTLANSIAPGIGTGSGALLSALLIQFLPAPTRLVYVVLLAVLLIQLVGIALMPETVTKMAGARRSLRPDITLPRGVRRPVLVVAPVLFAVWALAGFFGALGPALVRSLMDTSIVVAGLVLFVFAVFGSIAVVVQRNTAARTVLLTGIGALVLGMIVTLLSVMAESTPGFFVGLALGGVGFGSGFQGSLKTVMPLVAAHERASVLSLLYIVCYVGFGLPTVIAGFLVVYAGGLPRTADEYSVAVILLALAALLGVRRSTRTSTG; encoded by the coding sequence ATGCCGACAGTGGTTCGCGCCCGACTCTCGCCAGGGGCCTCCCTGGTGCTGCTGGCGTCGATCCTCGTGTCGTTCCTGGCCGCGTCGGCGGCGCCCACCCCGCTCTACGGCCTCTACCAGGAGCGGTGGCACTTCTCGCCGGTCACCACCACTGTCGTGTTCGCCGTCTACGCGCTCGCGGTGCTGGCGTCGCTGCTCACCTTCGGCAAACTGTCGGACCACGTCGGCCGGCGGCCGGTGCTGGCCGTGGCCGTCGCGGTGCAGATGCTCGCGCTCGTCGTCTTCGTCTTCGCCAACGGCGTACCCACGCTTCTCGTCGCCCGTCTCGTGCAGGGCCTGGCGGCCGGCGCGGCCACCGGGGCGGTGGGCGCCGCCATGCTCGACATCGACAGGGCCCGGGGCACGCTGGCCAACTCGATCGCGCCGGGGATCGGCACCGGCAGTGGCGCGCTGCTCTCGGCGCTGCTCATCCAGTTCCTCCCCGCCCCGACGCGACTGGTGTACGTCGTCCTCCTCGCGGTCCTGCTGATCCAGTTGGTCGGCATCGCGCTGATGCCGGAGACGGTAACGAAGATGGCCGGCGCGCGACGCAGCCTCCGACCGGACATCACACTGCCCCGCGGCGTACGTCGACCGGTGCTCGTCGTCGCCCCGGTGCTGTTCGCGGTCTGGGCGCTGGCCGGCTTCTTCGGCGCGCTCGGCCCGGCGCTCGTCCGCAGCCTGATGGACACGTCGATCGTGGTCGCCGGGCTGGTCCTCTTCGTCTTCGCCGTCTTCGGGTCGATCGCCGTGGTGGTGCAGCGCAACACCGCCGCGCGCACGGTGCTGCTGACCGGGATCGGCGCGCTGGTCCTGGGCATGATCGTCACGCTGCTGTCGGTCATGGCGGAGTCGACCCCGGGCTTCTTCGTCGGTCTCGCGCTCGGCGGCGTCGGCTTCGGCAGCGGCTTCCAGGGCAGCCTCAAGACGGTCATGCCGCTGGTCGCCGCACACGAACGCGCCAGCGTGCTGTCGCTGCTCTACATCGTCTGCTATGTCGGCTTCGGCCTGCCCACGGTGATCGCCGGATTCCTCGTGGTCTACGCCGGCGGCCTGCCGCGGACCGCCGACGAGTACTCCGTCGCCGTCATCCTCCTCGCCCTGGCCGCCCTGCTCGGGGTACGCCGGAGCACGAGGACGTCGACGGGCTGA
- a CDS encoding MarR family transcriptional regulator, which translates to MKRSTLKERDPDLGILAVQLSARVQREIFRRSAEQGFDDVRPRHGAVLAYLDPEGTRPGELARLAGRNKQTMGAILDELERLGYVRRTPDPADRRAKLIVPTDRGLRFLEVSDEAVRAIERTLADTLGPDRYRTFRAALGGTVASLPATAHDPEG; encoded by the coding sequence ATGAAGCGCAGCACACTGAAGGAGCGGGACCCCGACCTCGGGATCCTGGCCGTGCAACTCTCCGCGCGGGTCCAGCGCGAGATCTTCCGCCGGTCCGCCGAGCAGGGGTTCGACGACGTCCGGCCCCGCCACGGCGCGGTGCTCGCGTACCTGGACCCGGAGGGCACCCGACCGGGCGAGCTCGCCCGGCTGGCCGGCCGCAACAAGCAGACGATGGGCGCGATCCTCGACGAGTTGGAGCGGCTGGGCTACGTCCGGCGTACACCCGATCCGGCCGACCGCCGCGCGAAGCTGATCGTGCCGACGGACCGGGGCCTCCGCTTCCTGGAGGTCTCCGACGAGGCCGTGCGGGCCATCGAACGCACGCTCGCCGACACCCTCGGCCCGGATCGGTACCGGACCTTCCGTGCGGCGCTCGGCGGCACGGTGGCGAGCCTGCCGGCGACCGCTCACGACCCCGAGGGCTGA
- a CDS encoding SDR family oxidoreductase, producing MTILITGANGTVSREVLRHLAGREPVRALVRDTSRTTPIDGVEYVVGDLDRPTTLTPAFEGVTRLWLLMPMGPLAPSQSMNAVWAARQAGVEHIVRLSAIGAAHDAPTRNGRLHALSDAELQQSGIPWTILRPSHFMQNLLAAKSGEHLYGLLGDSRAGVVDARDIAAAGVAILTAPRQHENMIYTPTGPESISLDQIADEIARATGQPVRHVRQSPEQALDGLLKAGLDQWSAEVLAEYRIAYGSGWGDFTNDHLARITGRQPRTFAEFVGDHREHFANA from the coding sequence ATGACCATTCTGATCACCGGGGCGAACGGCACCGTGTCGAGGGAGGTGCTGCGCCACCTCGCCGGCAGGGAGCCGGTACGCGCCCTCGTGCGGGACACCTCGCGCACCACCCCGATCGACGGCGTCGAGTACGTCGTCGGCGACCTGGACCGCCCCACCACGCTGACCCCGGCGTTCGAGGGCGTCACCAGGCTGTGGCTGCTGATGCCGATGGGCCCGCTCGCCCCGAGCCAGAGCATGAACGCGGTGTGGGCCGCCCGGCAGGCCGGCGTGGAGCACATCGTCCGGCTGTCCGCGATCGGCGCGGCGCACGACGCACCCACCCGCAACGGCCGGTTGCACGCCCTCTCCGACGCGGAACTCCAGCAGTCCGGCATCCCCTGGACCATCCTGCGACCCAGTCACTTCATGCAGAACCTGCTCGCCGCGAAGTCCGGCGAGCACCTGTACGGGCTGCTCGGCGACTCGCGCGCCGGCGTGGTGGACGCCCGGGACATCGCCGCCGCGGGCGTCGCGATCCTCACCGCGCCCCGGCAGCACGAGAACATGATCTACACACCCACCGGCCCGGAGAGCATCAGCCTGGACCAGATCGCCGACGAGATCGCCCGCGCCACCGGACAGCCGGTCCGGCACGTACGGCAGAGCCCCGAGCAGGCGCTCGACGGTCTACTGAAGGCCGGCCTCGACCAGTGGTCGGCAGAGGTCCTCGCGGAGTACCGGATCGCCTACGGCTCAGGGTGGGGCGACTTCACCAACGACCACCTCGCCCGCATCACCGGCCGGCAGCCGCGCACCTTCGCCGAGTTCGTCGGCGACCACCGCGAGCACTTCGCCAACGCGTGA
- a CDS encoding SAM-dependent methyltransferase codes for MESPTTGQPEAGEAGAPQKIDTSVPHSARIWNYWLGGKDNFAVDRAAGDQYRQVFPGVVDVARASRQFLVRSIRFLAAEAGIRQFLDVGTGLPTANNTHEVAQRIAPDARIVYVDSDPLVLAHARALLVGTAEGRTAYIDGDLHRPAEVIAEAAKTLDFERPVGLILSGVLGHVPDYEAARSIARQLLAPLPSGSYLSLNDGTSLISAEMQKAQDDYNDTGATPYTLRSPEQIAGFFDGLELVEPGVVPCPQWRPDDAVDTPADIDAFGGVARKP; via the coding sequence ATGGAATCGCCGACGACCGGGCAACCCGAGGCCGGCGAGGCCGGTGCCCCGCAGAAGATCGACACGTCGGTGCCGCACTCGGCGCGGATCTGGAACTACTGGCTCGGCGGCAAGGACAACTTCGCTGTCGACCGTGCGGCGGGCGACCAGTACCGGCAGGTCTTCCCCGGTGTCGTCGACGTGGCCCGTGCCTCCCGGCAGTTCCTGGTCCGCTCCATCCGGTTTCTGGCCGCCGAGGCGGGCATCCGCCAGTTCCTGGACGTCGGCACCGGCCTGCCGACCGCCAACAACACCCACGAGGTGGCGCAGCGGATCGCCCCGGACGCCCGCATCGTCTACGTCGACAGCGACCCGTTGGTGCTGGCGCACGCCCGCGCGCTGCTGGTGGGCACCGCGGAGGGTAGGACCGCCTACATCGACGGCGACCTGCACCGCCCGGCGGAGGTCATCGCCGAGGCCGCCAAGACGCTCGACTTCGAGCGGCCGGTCGGTCTGATCCTCAGTGGCGTGCTGGGCCACGTGCCCGACTACGAGGCGGCCCGGTCGATCGCGCGGCAGTTGCTGGCGCCGCTGCCGAGCGGCAGCTACCTCTCGCTCAACGACGGCACGAGCCTGATCAGCGCCGAGATGCAGAAGGCGCAGGACGACTACAACGACACCGGCGCGACCCCGTACACGCTGCGCTCGCCCGAGCAGATCGCCGGTTTCTTCGACGGACTGGAGCTGGTGGAGCCCGGCGTCGTGCCGTGCCCGCAGTGGCGGCCGGACGACGCGGTCGACACGCCCGCCGACATCGACGCGTTCGGCGGGGTGGCGCGCAAACCCTGA